AGCATCCTCAATACTTAATCCAATTTTATTAACCATATTCTTTACAGCCTTGTCCATTGTTAAGGTACTTCCTGCTAAATCACCTGTATCAACTCTTCTACTAACTCCATTTTTTACAATTACCCTAATTCCTTCAAGTTCATAATAACCATCAGGCAAACCTGTTGCAGAAATACTATCTGTAATTAAAATAATTTTATCGATGCCTTTTGCTAATAAGGTTAATTTAATAGTACCTGGGTGAAGATGAACCATGTCAGTTATTATTTCACAATAAACATTTGGATTTATTAAAGCAGCACCTACTATTCCTGGCTCTCTATGATGAAAATTTCTCATTCCATTATAAAAATGAGAACATAAAGTTATTCCTGCATTGAAACCAGCTATTGCTTCTTCATAATTAGCATTTGTATGAGCTGCAGCTACTATTACTCTATTTTTCACAGCATTTTTTATGAATTCGATAGCACCAGGAATTTCAGGAGCTATTGTTATTACTCTTATATTTTTTTCAGAGATTTTAAGAAGTTCTTCAAATTCTTCAATATTAGGATTTCTTACAAATAGAACATTTTGAGCCACGGCTTTTTCTTTACTAATATATGGCCCTTCTACATATGCTCCTAAAATTTCTGCTCCATAATTATTAATTTTCATAGCTGAAGTAATGTTTTTTAAAACTGAAGATAATTCGTCCATA
The Nitrososphaerota archaeon DNA segment above includes these coding regions:
- the nagA gene encoding N-acetylglucosamine-6-phosphate deacetylase is translated as MNKIAIKVGELITPIEKLSKVYVLISSGRIEKIISWKDKIDEEYKIIDYSNYICAPGYIDIHTHGCYGYSAMDNKKESILKISENLLKHGVTSFLPTTLSAPMDELSSVLKNITSAMKINNYGAEILGAYVEGPYISKEKAVAQNVLFVRNPNIEEFEELLKISEKNIRVITIAPEIPGAIEFIKNAVKNRVIVAAAHTNANYEEAIAGFNAGITLCSHFYNGMRNFHHREPGIVGAALINPNVYCEIITDMVHLHPGTIKLTLLAKGIDKIILITDSISATGLPDGYYELEGIRVIVKNGVSRRVDTGDLAGSTLTMDKAVKNMVNKIGLSIEDAIKMATLNPAKAIGEKERGFISPGAIANLIILDKNLNVIATFIKGKKFYDINAL